In Pedobacter heparinus DSM 2366, the following are encoded in one genomic region:
- the corA gene encoding magnesium/cobalt transporter CorA, translating into MGKPAKHKRKRKRYSLPVAGSSPGVVYIDEHALQPLIRFHSYNDHYYAVKELDNIENLSRILANQEFNYWIEIKGFGSAAMFDTLNNDFGISKLVLEDITRTYQRPKLEEYGKYDFAISRMLHFDENKNLDNEQVSFILMENALFTFQEGYEDCLEPIRTRLNAGKGNIRIAGSSYLMYALMDIIIDTYFEILGSWGDELDLIEDRLFDKPDKTVMFDTQLVKRNLINVRRVVWPERDKLNDMLRSDSRLITDQTKMFIRDAYDHCIQIIDIVESLKEISASNIDMYLSIISNRMNEIMKVLTIISSIFIPLTFIAGIYGMNFAIQDPVTGKVMPQNMPELYQEHGYLYTVIVMGAIALLQILYFWRKGWFK; encoded by the coding sequence ATGGGTAAACCAGCTAAACATAAACGCAAGCGCAAACGCTATTCCTTACCGGTAGCTGGCTCCAGTCCGGGTGTTGTATATATAGATGAACATGCTTTACAGCCGCTGATCAGGTTTCACAGTTATAACGACCATTATTATGCTGTTAAAGAGCTGGACAATATTGAAAACCTGTCGAGGATACTGGCCAACCAGGAATTCAACTACTGGATAGAAATTAAGGGCTTTGGTTCGGCAGCGATGTTTGATACTTTGAACAATGATTTCGGGATCAGCAAGCTTGTGCTGGAAGACATTACCAGGACTTATCAGCGCCCGAAGCTGGAAGAATATGGCAAGTACGATTTTGCCATAAGCAGGATGCTCCATTTTGATGAGAATAAGAACCTGGACAATGAACAGGTTTCTTTTATTTTAATGGAAAATGCCCTTTTTACTTTCCAGGAAGGCTATGAAGATTGTCTGGAACCCATCCGTACAAGGTTAAACGCTGGAAAAGGCAATATCCGCATTGCGGGCAGCAGCTATCTGATGTATGCCCTGATGGACATTATTATTGACACCTATTTTGAGATTCTGGGCTCATGGGGGGACGAGCTGGACCTGATAGAAGACCGGCTTTTTGACAAACCGGACAAAACAGTTATGTTTGACACCCAGCTGGTTAAGCGCAACCTGATCAATGTAAGGCGGGTGGTATGGCCGGAAAGGGACAAGCTGAACGATATGCTGAGAAGTGACAGCAGGCTGATCACCGATCAGACCAAAATGTTTATCAGGGATGCTTATGACCATTGTATACAGATCATCGATATTGTTGAATCTTTAAAAGAGATCTCGGCCAGTAATATAGATATGTATCTATCCATCATCAGCAACAGGATGAACGAGATCATGAAGGTGCTGACCATCATTTCATCCATATTTATCCCCTTAACTTTTATTGCGGGCATATATGGGATGAACTTTGCCATACAGGATCCTGTTACCGGAAAAGTAATGCCGCAGAACATGCCTGAGCTGTACCAGGAACATGGCTATTTATATACCGTGATTGTAATGGGGGCCATTGCTTTGTTACAAATCCTATATTTCTGGCGTAAAGGATGGTTTAAATAG
- the bioB gene encoding biotin synthase BioB — protein sequence MQPTKHNWTKEEISAIYHKPFLDLVYEAATIHRENAAYNEVQVSSLISIKTGGCAEDCSYCPQAARYHTDLEVQPLMQLGQVVSAAVKAKEGGASRLCMGAAWREVRDNRDFDRVIEMVKAVNEMDMEVCCTLGMLTENQAQRLADAGLYAYNHNIDTSEEDYKRIITTRTYNDRLNTIKNVRKAKLTVCSGGIIGLGETTEDRVAMLQTLANMEVHPESVPVNALVPVKGTPLADQPRVPIWDMVRMIATARIVMPNSVVRLSAGRNEMSTLEQAFCFMAGASSIFAGDKLLTTPNPAFIDDMAMFELLGLKTRDAFKNGRPANTLKDEVVTAI from the coding sequence ATGCAACCTACTAAACACAACTGGACCAAAGAAGAAATATCAGCGATTTACCATAAGCCGTTTTTAGATTTAGTTTATGAAGCTGCAACCATACACCGTGAAAATGCAGCCTATAATGAAGTACAGGTAAGCTCTCTGATCTCTATAAAAACCGGTGGCTGTGCGGAAGACTGCTCTTATTGTCCGCAAGCCGCACGTTACCATACAGACCTGGAAGTTCAACCTTTAATGCAGCTGGGGCAGGTGGTAAGCGCAGCGGTTAAAGCGAAGGAGGGAGGGGCATCACGTTTGTGCATGGGTGCAGCCTGGCGCGAAGTACGTGATAACCGTGATTTTGACAGGGTCATTGAAATGGTCAAAGCGGTAAATGAAATGGATATGGAAGTTTGCTGTACCTTGGGCATGCTTACCGAAAACCAGGCACAGCGACTTGCTGATGCAGGTTTATATGCTTACAACCACAACATTGACACGTCGGAGGAAGATTATAAGCGTATCATTACTACACGTACTTATAACGACCGTTTAAATACGATTAAGAATGTACGCAAAGCAAAATTAACGGTATGCAGCGGAGGCATTATCGGTTTAGGGGAAACTACTGAAGATCGCGTTGCGATGTTACAAACCCTGGCCAATATGGAGGTACATCCGGAATCTGTTCCTGTGAATGCTTTGGTACCTGTAAAAGGCACGCCTTTGGCAGATCAGCCGCGTGTACCAATCTGGGATATGGTAAGAATGATTGCTACGGCAAGGATTGTAATGCCAAATTCAGTTGTCCGTTTATCGGCAGGAAGAAATGAAATGAGTACACTGGAACAGGCTTTTTGCTTTATGGCGGGTGCGAGCTCCATTTTTGCAGGTGATAAATTACTGACCACACCGAACCCGGCTTTTATTGATGACATGGCTATGTTTGAACTGCTGGGATTAAAAACAAGGGATGCATTTAAAAATGGCAGACCTGCAAATACACTTAAAGATGAAGTGGTAACAGCTATTTAA
- a CDS encoding organic hydroperoxide resistance protein: MEKLYTASVTAKGGRNGHIKSSDGTIEFDVRKPREMGGQGGATNPEQLFAAAWGPCYLGALAAVAEHDGIDVSEATVEVHISFNQDGNSFVLSADLDVHIPGIAPDEAQKLADKAHRVCPYSKATKGNIEARVTAI; this comes from the coding sequence ATGGAAAAGTTATATACAGCCTCGGTTACGGCCAAAGGCGGCCGGAATGGTCATATTAAATCCAGCGACGGAACAATAGAATTTGATGTAAGAAAACCCAGAGAAATGGGTGGCCAGGGCGGCGCCACAAATCCTGAACAATTATTTGCAGCTGCCTGGGGGCCTTGCTATTTAGGTGCACTGGCAGCTGTGGCCGAGCATGATGGGATTGATGTGTCTGAAGCAACTGTTGAGGTTCATATATCCTTCAATCAGGATGGCAATTCCTTTGTATTGTCTGCCGATCTTGACGTTCATATTCCGGGTATTGCGCCCGATGAAGCACAAAAGCTGGCTGATAAGGCGCATCGGGTATGCCCTTATTCCAAAGCTACCAAAGGTAATATTGAAGCCCGTGTAACAGCTATTTAA
- the mgtE gene encoding magnesium transporter, with translation MQSFDLDKTDVSKIKVALNGDDEQLKAILGEYHASEIAILFENLNKEDKQRIINLLDVETASEVISEMHEESHPEELLLQLHPDKRTEIVEELDYDDATDIISQLEEHEQKEILADLSEDDASNIRNLLSYHEETAGGLMNTEFIRINLNLTKKDAIEEIIRQSEEIEEFYTIFVVNDDNVFQGIVSLKDIIKAKGNVKITELVKSEVAWVYPDTDQEEVARLISQYNITSIPVLDKDMKLLGRVTFDDVIDVLEDENTEDILKISGVSEDEELSGNWVEAVKSRLPWLILNLGTAFLASAVIRHFEPTIKLIPVLPAYMTIIAGMGGNTATQALAVTIRRISLYDLTDNQAYRTVLKELTVGLINGACTGIIVFMFALFFDTNPMLGLVIFLAMTGNLLIAGITGAGIPLVLKRVGIDPAIASSIIITTFTDVFGFLLLLGLASKLLL, from the coding sequence ATGCAATCTTTTGATCTAGACAAGACAGATGTATCTAAGATTAAGGTAGCCTTAAATGGTGACGATGAACAGCTGAAAGCTATTCTGGGGGAATATCATGCTTCTGAAATTGCGATCTTATTTGAAAATCTGAACAAGGAGGACAAGCAGAGGATCATCAATTTACTGGATGTAGAAACAGCTTCGGAGGTGATCTCGGAGATGCATGAAGAATCGCATCCTGAAGAACTGCTGCTGCAGCTCCATCCCGATAAGCGTACCGAAATTGTTGAAGAGCTGGATTATGACGATGCGACAGACATCATTTCACAGCTGGAAGAACATGAGCAGAAAGAAATTCTGGCCGACCTGAGTGAGGATGATGCCTCGAACATCAGGAATTTACTGAGCTACCACGAAGAAACAGCTGGTGGTTTGATGAATACGGAATTTATCCGTATTAACCTGAACCTGACCAAGAAGGACGCCATTGAGGAAATCATCAGGCAAAGTGAGGAGATTGAAGAATTCTATACCATTTTTGTGGTAAATGACGACAATGTTTTTCAGGGCATCGTTTCCTTAAAGGACATCATTAAAGCCAAGGGAAATGTAAAAATAACCGAACTGGTAAAATCGGAAGTGGCCTGGGTATATCCGGATACGGACCAGGAAGAGGTGGCCAGGTTGATTTCCCAATATAACATTACCAGTATTCCGGTACTGGACAAGGACATGAAACTTTTGGGACGCGTTACATTTGATGATGTGATTGACGTACTGGAGGATGAAAATACGGAAGACATTTTAAAAATATCCGGGGTATCGGAAGATGAGGAACTGAGCGGTAACTGGGTTGAAGCGGTTAAATCTCGCTTACCCTGGCTGATCCTGAACCTGGGTACTGCTTTTCTGGCTTCGGCTGTTATCCGCCACTTTGAACCCACTATAAAACTGATACCGGTATTGCCTGCTTACATGACCATTATTGCCGGTATGGGCGGAAATACGGCTACACAAGCCCTTGCGGTAACGATAAGAAGGATCTCTTTGTATGACCTGACCGATAACCAGGCTTACAGAACGGTGCTGAAAGAGCTTACGGTTGGATTGATCAACGGGGCCTGCACGGGTATCATTGTATTTATGTTTGCTTTGTTTTTTGATACCAATCCAATGCTTGGCCTGGTTATTTTTTTGGCCATGACCGGCAATTTACTGATTGCAGGGATTACAGGAGCGGGAATTCCGCTGGTATTAAAACGTGTAGGCATAGACCCGGCCATTGCATCTTCAATAATTATTACAACATTTACAGACGTTTTCGGATTTTTGCTCTTGCTGGGACTGGCAAGTAAACTTTTACTTTAA
- a CDS encoding tetratricopeptide repeat protein codes for MSKISLVSNIFLVLLSCNIAFAQKSQLQIARNSVGKLQVAINAKQDAKKQLAILGEGIKATDAAQNDNKTKKWPETWAIKAYLSSYISIIDTDEGNADKYYNFAVQAIDSARKLDKFQANYRLIDAAAFNVNIRKQKKGNTAYANGDFAAAYDLLKEVSDLLPKDTTLAINTALSAQNNQSYDKALVYFKRAKDNGIKNPVVFQNMANIYTSKFEHELAIRTLEEGIKVNPYNVFLTNDYINLLLDNEKYTEAMQVIESTLKVENNNKLLYFLYGYLQQHKSNNSTAELAYNKALGLDENYFDALYQLGIVYINSANEALRSGKSERNQKFISYINRAEIALLQAHEINQNDKATVQLLIEIYTRKNRLDKVQELKGKLEEF; via the coding sequence ATGAGTAAGATATCATTAGTTAGTAATATATTCCTGGTTTTATTAAGTTGCAACATTGCTTTCGCCCAAAAAAGTCAGCTTCAGATTGCACGCAACAGTGTAGGTAAACTGCAGGTAGCGATAAATGCCAAACAAGACGCCAAAAAACAACTGGCAATACTGGGAGAGGGGATTAAGGCAACAGATGCTGCTCAAAATGACAACAAAACAAAAAAATGGCCTGAAACCTGGGCAATTAAAGCTTATTTAAGTTCTTATATCTCTATCATAGATACAGATGAAGGCAATGCTGATAAATACTACAATTTTGCCGTACAGGCTATCGATTCGGCAAGAAAACTGGATAAATTCCAGGCAAATTATCGTTTAATTGACGCTGCAGCCTTTAATGTGAACATAAGGAAACAAAAAAAGGGAAATACAGCTTATGCAAATGGTGATTTTGCAGCTGCTTATGATTTACTTAAAGAAGTAAGTGATTTATTGCCCAAAGACACAACTCTGGCCATAAATACGGCTTTGTCTGCCCAAAATAATCAGTCTTACGATAAAGCACTGGTATATTTCAAAAGAGCGAAGGACAACGGGATTAAAAATCCGGTTGTCTTTCAAAACATGGCCAATATTTATACCTCTAAATTTGAACATGAACTCGCCATCCGTACATTGGAAGAAGGTATTAAAGTAAATCCTTATAATGTTTTTCTAACCAATGATTATATCAATTTATTGCTCGACAATGAAAAGTATACCGAAGCCATGCAGGTGATTGAGTCTACACTCAAAGTAGAGAACAATAATAAATTGTTGTATTTTCTGTATGGATATTTGCAACAGCATAAATCCAATAACAGCACTGCAGAGCTGGCTTATAATAAAGCCCTGGGATTAGATGAAAATTATTTTGATGCCTTATATCAGCTGGGTATTGTATATATCAACTCGGCAAATGAAGCACTCAGATCAGGAAAGTCAGAACGCAATCAGAAATTTATTTCTTATATCAACAGAGCTGAGATTGCACTGCTGCAGGCACACGAGATCAATCAGAATGATAAAGCGACCGTGCAGTTACTGATTGAGATCTATACCAGAAAAAATCGCCTCGATAAAGTTCAGGAACTAAAGGGAAAGCTGGAAGAGTTTTAA
- a CDS encoding WbqC family protein has product MQSSAIFPLFYLPPVGYFSGLKAFDYCFSIEREEHFPKQTYRNRARIYSPNGNLDLIIPVVKGSKVHTKVKDVKISNDFNWQRLHWKSFESCYRNSAYFEYYEDEFAVFYQQKFGFLFDFNLQLLDWLFKQLKITPAYAFTNEYHKETDVVQDYRTKLHFKQEVAAGDFKPYFQVFDDRQGFKPNLSIVDLLFNQGPQSKNYL; this is encoded by the coding sequence ATGCAAAGTTCAGCTATATTCCCGCTTTTTTATCTTCCGCCTGTAGGTTATTTCTCTGGTTTAAAAGCGTTTGATTACTGTTTTTCAATCGAAAGGGAAGAGCATTTCCCTAAACAAACGTACAGGAACCGCGCAAGGATATATTCGCCAAATGGCAATCTGGACCTGATTATCCCGGTTGTGAAAGGTTCAAAGGTACATACCAAAGTGAAAGATGTTAAAATCAGTAATGATTTTAACTGGCAGCGCTTACACTGGAAAAGCTTTGAAAGCTGCTACAGGAATTCGGCCTATTTTGAATATTATGAAGATGAGTTTGCGGTTTTTTATCAGCAAAAGTTCGGATTTCTGTTTGATTTTAACCTTCAGCTGCTGGACTGGCTGTTTAAACAATTGAAAATAACGCCTGCATATGCCTTTACAAATGAGTACCATAAGGAAACTGATGTGGTGCAGGATTACAGGACCAAGCTTCATTTTAAACAGGAGGTTGCTGCCGGTGATTTTAAACCATATTTCCAGGTTTTTGACGACCGGCAAGGCTTTAAGCCAAACTTAAGTATCGTTGATCTGTTGTTTAACCAGGGTCCGCAATCCAAAAACTATCTCTGA
- a CDS encoding FUSC family protein — MFNRPVRSIHDFLLSTYFADGLRITLGVLCPSLIFAQFGLLQYGMTVSLGALCASVVDSPGPIVHRRNAMLITTALITLIFIVVGLTNSNIYFTAILIVLFSFVFSMFFLYGLRAASIGTSALLIMVLSIDDIRPWQEVLFSSGLIFLGSIWYTGLSYFFYRIRPYRLVQQTLSDSIHEVSLFLRAKARFYHKNIDYDDNYAELLQLQVLVHEKQDAVREVLFKTREIVRDSTPEGRFLLLVFVDMVDLFEQVMSTYYNYKQLHEQFDSSGILRHYEAVIKKIADELDDIAFALKTGGTPSLPTSLIRDVERLKNQITWLERKNTDGKYSTLGIIALKNIEVNIENILSRVKTINSYFNKKEKKNLKAREIEIEKFVTRQSIDPKLLYENITFNSSTFRHSLRVAIVMLIGFIVAKTLNLSHSYWILLTILVISKPGFSLTKQRNYERIIGTVVGAFIGMGILVYVQDKNTLFVILLFCMIGAYSFQRKNYVVSVLFMTPYILVLFDFLGMGSLSIARERIYDTLIGSGIALLASYSLFPNWEHEKLKEAMLDTLKANIKYFEEVVLLYIDEVHNLTNYKVARKEVYVATANLASLFQRMFSEPKSKQLMIKELHQFTALNHLFSSYIATLSLYKKEHAFIVANFDDLKPIVQNTTYLLNLATENLLSNKEQTSNVPLIRTNISTLKQTSQDEVIISEQIDLIQKVAYDIFKLSEKIKI, encoded by the coding sequence ATGTTTAATCGTCCCGTCAGAAGTATTCATGATTTTTTATTAAGTACTTATTTCGCTGATGGTCTTCGCATTACACTTGGCGTACTCTGTCCTTCATTGATATTTGCACAATTCGGTCTCCTCCAGTACGGCATGACAGTTTCACTGGGTGCATTATGCGCCAGTGTGGTAGATTCGCCGGGCCCAATTGTGCACCGCAGAAACGCAATGCTGATTACCACTGCGCTGATCACCTTGATCTTTATCGTTGTAGGTTTAACCAACAGTAATATATATTTCACCGCAATCCTCATTGTGCTGTTCAGTTTTGTCTTTTCGATGTTCTTTCTATATGGTCTCCGGGCCGCCTCAATTGGTACATCAGCCTTACTGATCATGGTTTTAAGTATAGACGATATCCGTCCATGGCAGGAAGTACTTTTTTCGTCGGGCCTTATTTTTCTGGGCAGTATCTGGTATACCGGACTGAGCTATTTTTTTTACAGGATACGCCCCTATCGGCTGGTTCAGCAAACATTGAGTGATTCCATCCATGAAGTCAGTCTTTTTTTAAGGGCAAAAGCCAGGTTTTATCACAAAAATATTGATTATGACGATAATTATGCCGAGCTCCTGCAGCTGCAGGTTCTTGTACATGAAAAACAGGATGCCGTTAGGGAAGTTTTGTTTAAAACCCGGGAAATTGTAAGGGATTCTACCCCTGAAGGCCGCTTTCTCCTATTGGTTTTTGTCGACATGGTCGACCTTTTTGAACAGGTAATGTCTACCTATTACAACTATAAACAATTGCATGAGCAATTCGATTCTTCCGGCATTTTAAGGCATTATGAAGCGGTGATCAAAAAAATAGCAGATGAACTGGATGATATTGCGTTCGCTTTAAAAACCGGGGGCACGCCCAGTCTGCCAACTTCGCTGATCAGGGACGTAGAAAGGTTAAAAAACCAGATTACCTGGCTCGAACGTAAAAATACAGATGGAAAATACAGTACACTGGGTATTATCGCCTTAAAAAACATAGAAGTTAACATAGAGAACATCCTGTCCCGTGTAAAGACCATCAATAGTTATTTCAATAAAAAAGAAAAGAAAAATCTCAAAGCCAGGGAAATAGAAATAGAGAAATTCGTGACCAGGCAAAGCATCGACCCAAAATTGTTATATGAAAATATAACATTCAACTCTTCTACATTCAGGCATTCCCTCCGTGTGGCCATTGTCATGCTTATCGGCTTCATTGTCGCCAAAACGCTGAACCTTTCCCATAGCTACTGGATCCTGCTTACCATCCTTGTCATCTCAAAACCTGGTTTTAGTTTAACCAAACAACGCAATTATGAACGGATCATCGGTACTGTGGTCGGCGCATTTATCGGAATGGGCATCCTTGTATATGTTCAGGATAAAAATACGCTGTTTGTTATCCTGCTCTTCTGCATGATTGGGGCCTATAGTTTCCAGCGTAAAAATTACGTGGTCAGCGTACTGTTCATGACTCCCTATATCCTGGTCCTGTTTGATTTCCTTGGCATGGGAAGTCTGTCCATTGCCAGAGAAAGAATCTATGATACCCTGATCGGTTCCGGTATTGCCTTGCTGGCCAGTTATTCATTGTTTCCCAACTGGGAACATGAAAAGCTTAAAGAAGCCATGCTGGATACACTGAAAGCAAACATAAAGTATTTTGAAGAAGTTGTACTGTTGTATATTGATGAAGTACATAACCTCACCAATTACAAAGTAGCCCGTAAAGAAGTGTATGTAGCAACGGCCAATCTGGCCTCGCTTTTTCAACGCATGTTTTCAGAGCCTAAAAGTAAACAGTTGATGATCAAAGAGCTGCACCAGTTTACTGCCTTAAACCATCTTTTCTCTTCCTACATTGCAACATTATCACTGTATAAAAAAGAACATGCTTTTATAGTCGCTAATTTTGACGACCTGAAACCTATAGTTCAAAATACCACATACCTTTTAAATCTGGCTACAGAAAATTTGTTGTCCAACAAGGAACAAACCAGTAATGTACCGCTCATCCGGACAAATATAAGTACCCTGAAACAAACCTCTCAGGATGAGGTTATTATTTCTGAACAGATAGACCTGATCCAAAAAGTAGCCTACGATATCTTTAAGCTATCCGAAAAAATTAAAATATAA